A genomic stretch from Alosa sapidissima isolate fAloSap1 chromosome 3, fAloSap1.pri, whole genome shotgun sequence includes:
- the triobpb gene encoding TRIO and F-actin binding protein b isoform X1 has protein sequence MTPDLLNFKKGWMSKLDENGEWKKHWFVLTDAGLRYYRDSGAEEKDDLDGEVDLKSCVKVSEYDVEKNYGFQIHTREAVVTLSAMTAGIRRNWIEVLRKSVRPSSSPDLTQLPDSNSDKENSHTRSLSSARRHHSQSQLHADTGSSGSTQRRFDYVELSPVSGPGSSAQRESGEGQVRDSGSSREEEQQRQQQRARESNASQWEAVLSRKAPGGDNVLRIKEEIERKWAEFERLPLKEMRSLAATMGSRSSSGPLASEALQREVASLRQQLEHMKKGGEGGGVGGRETGRKEEKGGRGGPGAGGECGPLAPCGRSLRSMELAHGHALEELQRQHAREIQQMQKERDRLLQEETQATEKAMEILKKAHREELERELEKARRLGSAGTDTQALTSQQRAETAALQRELQGLSERYSQKCLELNRVAQSIEEREREASRKEREMQLLKQENQDLQARLTQEINRMRSFVTGQGMEGIADTHRERKSCELEVLLRVKENEVQYLQKEINCLRNELQCLNSEKRSACERYKEVHEELSSMKSRSEREIQGLREHLKLTMAALQEGQQLGNSLEH, from the exons ATGACG CCTGACCTCCTGAACTTCAAAAAGGGATGGATGTCAAAACTGGACGAAAATGGAGAG tggaagaaacattggtttgttttgactgaCGCTGGCCTGAGGTACTACAGAGATTCTGGAGCAGAAGAG AAAGATGACCTGGATGGGGAGGTTGACCTGAAGTCTTGCGTGAAAGTGTCAGAGTACGACGTGGAGAAGAACTATGGTTTCCAGATTCAT ACTCGAGAGGCAGTGGTCACACTGTCAGCCATGACAGCCGGGATCAGGAGGAACTGGATCGAAGTCCTGAGGAAGAGCGTGCGCCCTAGTAGCTCACCCGACCTCACACA GCTGCCCGACAGCAACAGTGATAAGGAGAACTCGCACACACGCTCCTTATCCTCAGCGCGTCGCCACCACTCCCAGTCCCAGCTGCACGCAGACACAGGCTCCTCGGGCTCCACCCAGCGCCGGTTCGACTATGTGGAACTGTCTCCAGTCAGTGGCCCGGGGTCAAGCGCCCAGAGGGAGTCTGGCGAGGGCCAGGTGCGGGACAGTGGCTCCAGCCGCGAGGaggagcagcagcggcagcagcagcgggcCAGAGAGTCCAACGCCAGCCAATGGGAGGCTGTGCTGTCCCGCAAGGCCCCGGGCGGCGACAACGTGCTGAGGATCAAGGAGGAGATTGAGAGGAAGTGGGCCGAGTTTGAGCGGCTGCCGTTGAAGGAGATGCGCTCGTTGGCAGCGACGATGGGCTCGCGGTCGAGTTCGGGCCCACTGGCTAGTGAGGCGCTACAGAGGGAG GTGGCGTCTCTGAGGCAACAACTCGAGCATATGAAGAAGGGGGGCGAGGGAGGGGGGGTAGGGGGACGAGAAACAGGGCgaaaggaggagaaaggaggaagaggtggcCCTGGTGCGGGGGGTGAGTGTGGGCCACTTGCTCCGTGTGGACGAAGCCTGCGGTCGATGGAGCTGGCCCATGGCCATGCCCTGGAGGAGCTGCAGAGGCAGCACGCACGGGAGATCCAGCAAATGCAAAAGGAGAGGGACCGGCTCCTCCAGGAGGAGACCCAGGCCACGGAGAAAG CCATGGAGATCCTGAAGAAGGCCCACAGAGAGGAGCTGGAGCGTGAGCTGGAAAAGGCTCGCAGGCTGGGCTCTGCTGGGACGGACACACAGGCCCTGACTTCACAGCAGCG GGCTGAGACAGCGGCGCTGCAGCGGGAGCTTCAGGGCCTCTCGGAGCGCTACTCTCAGAAGTGCCTGGAGCTGAACCGTGTCGCGCAAAGTATCGAAGAGCGTGAAAGGGAAGCCAGCCGCAAAGAGCGAGAGATGCAGCTGCTCAAGCAGGAGAACCAG GACCTGCAGGCACGCCTCACCCAGGAGATCAACCGCATGCGCTCCTTCGTCACAGGCCAGGGGATGGAGGGCATCGCTGACACCCACAGAGAGAGGAAATCCTGTGAGCTGGAG gtGCTCCTAAGAGTAAAGGAAAACGAGGTGCAGTACTTGCAGAAGGAGATAAACTGCCTGAGGAATGAACTGCAGTGTCTTAACTCG GAGAAGCGTTCGGCTTGTGAGCGCTATAAGGAGGTGCACGAGGAGCTGAGCAGCATGAAGAGTAGGAGTGAGCGGGAGATCCAGGGCCTCAGGGAGCATCTGAAGCTGACCATGGCTGCCCTGCAAGAGGGCCAGCAGCTTGGCAACAGCCTGGAGCACTGA
- the triobpb gene encoding TRIO and F-actin binding protein b isoform X2, with protein MSKLDENGEWKKHWFVLTDAGLRYYRDSGAEEKDDLDGEVDLKSCVKVSEYDVEKNYGFQIHTREAVVTLSAMTAGIRRNWIEVLRKSVRPSSSPDLTQLPDSNSDKENSHTRSLSSARRHHSQSQLHADTGSSGSTQRRFDYVELSPVSGPGSSAQRESGEGQVRDSGSSREEEQQRQQQRARESNASQWEAVLSRKAPGGDNVLRIKEEIERKWAEFERLPLKEMRSLAATMGSRSSSGPLASEALQREVASLRQQLEHMKKGGEGGGVGGRETGRKEEKGGRGGPGAGGECGPLAPCGRSLRSMELAHGHALEELQRQHAREIQQMQKERDRLLQEETQATEKAMEILKKAHREELERELEKARRLGSAGTDTQALTSQQRAETAALQRELQGLSERYSQKCLELNRVAQSIEEREREASRKEREMQLLKQENQDLQARLTQEINRMRSFVTGQGMEGIADTHRERKSCELEVLLRVKENEVQYLQKEINCLRNELQCLNSEKRSACERYKEVHEELSSMKSRSEREIQGLREHLKLTMAALQEGQQLGNSLEH; from the exons ATGTCAAAACTGGACGAAAATGGAGAG tggaagaaacattggtttgttttgactgaCGCTGGCCTGAGGTACTACAGAGATTCTGGAGCAGAAGAG AAAGATGACCTGGATGGGGAGGTTGACCTGAAGTCTTGCGTGAAAGTGTCAGAGTACGACGTGGAGAAGAACTATGGTTTCCAGATTCAT ACTCGAGAGGCAGTGGTCACACTGTCAGCCATGACAGCCGGGATCAGGAGGAACTGGATCGAAGTCCTGAGGAAGAGCGTGCGCCCTAGTAGCTCACCCGACCTCACACA GCTGCCCGACAGCAACAGTGATAAGGAGAACTCGCACACACGCTCCTTATCCTCAGCGCGTCGCCACCACTCCCAGTCCCAGCTGCACGCAGACACAGGCTCCTCGGGCTCCACCCAGCGCCGGTTCGACTATGTGGAACTGTCTCCAGTCAGTGGCCCGGGGTCAAGCGCCCAGAGGGAGTCTGGCGAGGGCCAGGTGCGGGACAGTGGCTCCAGCCGCGAGGaggagcagcagcggcagcagcagcgggcCAGAGAGTCCAACGCCAGCCAATGGGAGGCTGTGCTGTCCCGCAAGGCCCCGGGCGGCGACAACGTGCTGAGGATCAAGGAGGAGATTGAGAGGAAGTGGGCCGAGTTTGAGCGGCTGCCGTTGAAGGAGATGCGCTCGTTGGCAGCGACGATGGGCTCGCGGTCGAGTTCGGGCCCACTGGCTAGTGAGGCGCTACAGAGGGAG GTGGCGTCTCTGAGGCAACAACTCGAGCATATGAAGAAGGGGGGCGAGGGAGGGGGGGTAGGGGGACGAGAAACAGGGCgaaaggaggagaaaggaggaagaggtggcCCTGGTGCGGGGGGTGAGTGTGGGCCACTTGCTCCGTGTGGACGAAGCCTGCGGTCGATGGAGCTGGCCCATGGCCATGCCCTGGAGGAGCTGCAGAGGCAGCACGCACGGGAGATCCAGCAAATGCAAAAGGAGAGGGACCGGCTCCTCCAGGAGGAGACCCAGGCCACGGAGAAAG CCATGGAGATCCTGAAGAAGGCCCACAGAGAGGAGCTGGAGCGTGAGCTGGAAAAGGCTCGCAGGCTGGGCTCTGCTGGGACGGACACACAGGCCCTGACTTCACAGCAGCG GGCTGAGACAGCGGCGCTGCAGCGGGAGCTTCAGGGCCTCTCGGAGCGCTACTCTCAGAAGTGCCTGGAGCTGAACCGTGTCGCGCAAAGTATCGAAGAGCGTGAAAGGGAAGCCAGCCGCAAAGAGCGAGAGATGCAGCTGCTCAAGCAGGAGAACCAG GACCTGCAGGCACGCCTCACCCAGGAGATCAACCGCATGCGCTCCTTCGTCACAGGCCAGGGGATGGAGGGCATCGCTGACACCCACAGAGAGAGGAAATCCTGTGAGCTGGAG gtGCTCCTAAGAGTAAAGGAAAACGAGGTGCAGTACTTGCAGAAGGAGATAAACTGCCTGAGGAATGAACTGCAGTGTCTTAACTCG GAGAAGCGTTCGGCTTGTGAGCGCTATAAGGAGGTGCACGAGGAGCTGAGCAGCATGAAGAGTAGGAGTGAGCGGGAGATCCAGGGCCTCAGGGAGCATCTGAAGCTGACCATGGCTGCCCTGCAAGAGGGCCAGCAGCTTGGCAACAGCCTGGAGCACTGA
- the triobpb gene encoding TRIO and F-actin binding protein b isoform X3, whose amino-acid sequence MTAGIRRNWIEVLRKSVRPSSSPDLTQLPDSNSDKENSHTRSLSSARRHHSQSQLHADTGSSGSTQRRFDYVELSPVSGPGSSAQRESGEGQVRDSGSSREEEQQRQQQRARESNASQWEAVLSRKAPGGDNVLRIKEEIERKWAEFERLPLKEMRSLAATMGSRSSSGPLASEALQREVASLRQQLEHMKKGGEGGGVGGRETGRKEEKGGRGGPGAGGECGPLAPCGRSLRSMELAHGHALEELQRQHAREIQQMQKERDRLLQEETQATEKAMEILKKAHREELERELEKARRLGSAGTDTQALTSQQRAETAALQRELQGLSERYSQKCLELNRVAQSIEEREREASRKEREMQLLKQENQDLQARLTQEINRMRSFVTGQGMEGIADTHRERKSCELEVLLRVKENEVQYLQKEINCLRNELQCLNSEKRSACERYKEVHEELSSMKSRSEREIQGLREHLKLTMAALQEGQQLGNSLEH is encoded by the exons ATGACAGCCGGGATCAGGAGGAACTGGATCGAAGTCCTGAGGAAGAGCGTGCGCCCTAGTAGCTCACCCGACCTCACACA GCTGCCCGACAGCAACAGTGATAAGGAGAACTCGCACACACGCTCCTTATCCTCAGCGCGTCGCCACCACTCCCAGTCCCAGCTGCACGCAGACACAGGCTCCTCGGGCTCCACCCAGCGCCGGTTCGACTATGTGGAACTGTCTCCAGTCAGTGGCCCGGGGTCAAGCGCCCAGAGGGAGTCTGGCGAGGGCCAGGTGCGGGACAGTGGCTCCAGCCGCGAGGaggagcagcagcggcagcagcagcgggcCAGAGAGTCCAACGCCAGCCAATGGGAGGCTGTGCTGTCCCGCAAGGCCCCGGGCGGCGACAACGTGCTGAGGATCAAGGAGGAGATTGAGAGGAAGTGGGCCGAGTTTGAGCGGCTGCCGTTGAAGGAGATGCGCTCGTTGGCAGCGACGATGGGCTCGCGGTCGAGTTCGGGCCCACTGGCTAGTGAGGCGCTACAGAGGGAG GTGGCGTCTCTGAGGCAACAACTCGAGCATATGAAGAAGGGGGGCGAGGGAGGGGGGGTAGGGGGACGAGAAACAGGGCgaaaggaggagaaaggaggaagaggtggcCCTGGTGCGGGGGGTGAGTGTGGGCCACTTGCTCCGTGTGGACGAAGCCTGCGGTCGATGGAGCTGGCCCATGGCCATGCCCTGGAGGAGCTGCAGAGGCAGCACGCACGGGAGATCCAGCAAATGCAAAAGGAGAGGGACCGGCTCCTCCAGGAGGAGACCCAGGCCACGGAGAAAG CCATGGAGATCCTGAAGAAGGCCCACAGAGAGGAGCTGGAGCGTGAGCTGGAAAAGGCTCGCAGGCTGGGCTCTGCTGGGACGGACACACAGGCCCTGACTTCACAGCAGCG GGCTGAGACAGCGGCGCTGCAGCGGGAGCTTCAGGGCCTCTCGGAGCGCTACTCTCAGAAGTGCCTGGAGCTGAACCGTGTCGCGCAAAGTATCGAAGAGCGTGAAAGGGAAGCCAGCCGCAAAGAGCGAGAGATGCAGCTGCTCAAGCAGGAGAACCAG GACCTGCAGGCACGCCTCACCCAGGAGATCAACCGCATGCGCTCCTTCGTCACAGGCCAGGGGATGGAGGGCATCGCTGACACCCACAGAGAGAGGAAATCCTGTGAGCTGGAG gtGCTCCTAAGAGTAAAGGAAAACGAGGTGCAGTACTTGCAGAAGGAGATAAACTGCCTGAGGAATGAACTGCAGTGTCTTAACTCG GAGAAGCGTTCGGCTTGTGAGCGCTATAAGGAGGTGCACGAGGAGCTGAGCAGCATGAAGAGTAGGAGTGAGCGGGAGATCCAGGGCCTCAGGGAGCATCTGAAGCTGACCATGGCTGCCCTGCAAGAGGGCCAGCAGCTTGGCAACAGCCTGGAGCACTGA